From the Solanum pennellii chromosome 4, SPENNV200 genome, one window contains:
- the LOC107016911 gene encoding uncharacterized protein LOC107016911, which yields MDRNAFHTLVLLTKDIGGLTDSKSSAVDGRVLRDAIVRRNGNYYLCDGGYTNGKGFLSPYRGYRYWLKDWRGDNPSPRCKEELFNMRHARARNVIERAFGLLKGRWGILRSPSWYSVKVHNRIISACCLIHNFIRREMEVDPLDIDVEEQMEYQHENIDVVESSEKWTTWRDEFAQSMWNARF from the exons ATGGATAGAAATGCCTTTCACACTTTAGTTCTCTTAACTAAAGATATTGGAGGTCTAACTGATAGTAAAA GTTCAGCTGTAGATGGTCGTGTATTACGAGATGCTATAGTACGAAGGAATG GTAACTATTATTTGTGTGACGGAGGATATACTAATGGAAAAGGATTTCTTTCACCTTATCGAGGTTATAGATATTGGTTAAAGGATTGGCGCGGCGATAATCCATCGCCTCGTTGTAAAGAAGAGCTTTTCAACATGAGGCATGCTAGAGCTCGTAATGTAATTGAAAGGGCATTTGGTTTGTTGAAAGGACGTTGGGGAATTCTTAGAAGTCCTTCATGGTACTCTGTTAAGGTTCATAACAGGATCATTAGTGCTTGTTgtttgattcataatttcattcgAAGAGAGATGGAAGTGGATCCCTTAGACATTGATGTAGAAGAACAAATGGAGTATCAACACGAGaatattgatgttgttgaatCGTCGGAGAAGTGGACCACTTGGAGAGATGAGTTTGCCCAATCAATGTGGAATGCAAGATTTTAA